From Canis lupus dingo isolate Sandy chromosome 24, ASM325472v2, whole genome shotgun sequence, a single genomic window includes:
- the BIRC7 gene encoding baculoviral IAP repeat-containing protein 7 isoform X1, whose translation MELCSPREPLHPTRRVWPHVRGRGQGSCSLPGPVSRHLLGRLRQWQVTGEGGVRGRPRGPRGPRTGSRGLLEQPRPAASVEGSGRGRGEGYGDRDGRRRVPMEAGARQAPVSITGNPSWGQNVRGSRPPPLTVRLPSCQQDKVRCFFCYGGLQSWEQGDDPWTEHAKWFPRCEFLLQTKGRDFVCSVQEACCHLLGSWMSSGSFQDPSEEPEDTAPATPSDARGSQEWSAWSQCPAVRAALRMGFGRSQVQQLVQQKYRWAVPASVSASQLVADLLQEEDGGCPAEARAPVHMSPELPTPRREVQSEGAREPGARDAEEQLQRLREERVCKVCLDRTVCTVFVPCGHLVCAECAPALQLCPVCRAPIRSCVRTFLP comes from the exons ATGGAGCTCTGCAGCCCCCGGGAGCCCCTGCACCCCACACGGCGGGTCTGGCCCCACgtgagggggcgggggcaggggtcTTGCAGCCTTCCCGGGCCTGTCTCCCGCCACCTCCTCGGGCGCCTCAGACAGTGGCAAGTGACAGGGGAAGGGGGGGTGCGCGGGCGCCCACGGGGTCCCCGGGGCCCGAGGACAGGCTCTCGGGGTCTACTGGAGCAGCCCCGACCTGCAGCCTCTGTTGAAGGCTCAGGGCGAGGCCGGGGTGAGGGCTACGGGGACAGAGACGGGAGGCGCCGCGTCCCGATGGAGGCAGGAGCCCGGCAGGCACCCGTCTCCATCACTGGGAATCCATCCTGGGGACAGAATGTTCGGGGCTCCAGGCCCCCACCCCTAACTGTCCGCCTGCCTTCCT GCCAGCAAGACAAAGTGAGGTGCTTCTTCTGCTACGGGGGTCTGCAGAGCTGGGAGCAAGGGGATGACCCCTGGACGGAGCATGCCAAGTGGTTCCCCAG GTGCGAATTCCTGCTCCAGACAAAGGGACGGGACTTCGTCTGCAGCGTCCAGGAGGCTTGTTGCCACCTGCTAGGCTCCTGG ATGTCCTCTGGCTCCTTTCAGGACCCATCAGAAGAACCAGAAGACACGGCCCCTGCCACCCCGTCAG ATGCCAGGGGCAGCCAGGAGTGGTCCGCGTGGAGCCAGTGCCCGGCGGTGCGGGCTGCGCTCCGCATGGGCTTCGGGCGGAGTCAGGTGCAGCAGCTGGTGCAGCAGAAGTACCGCTGGGCGGTGCCGGCCAGTGTATCCGCGTCCCAGCTGGTGGCtgacctgctccaggaagaggACGGGGGCTGCCCCGCGGAGGCCAGAG CTCCTGTCCACATGAGTCCTGAGCTGCCCACGCCCAGAAGAGAGGTCCAGTCCGAAGGGGCCAGGGAGCCAG GAGCCCGGGATGCAGAGGAGCAGCTGCAGCGCCTGCGGGAGGAGCGCGTCTGCAAGGTGTGCCTGGACCGCACCGTGTGCACCGTCTTCGTGCCCTGCGGCCACTTGGTCTGTGCCGAGTGCGCGCCAGCCCTGCAGCTGTGCCCCGTCTGCAGAGCCCCCATCCGCAGCTGTGTGCGTACCTTCCTGCCCTAG
- the BIRC7 gene encoding baculoviral IAP repeat-containing protein 7 isoform X2, with product MELCSPREPLHPTRRVWPHVRGRGQGSCSLPGPVSRHLLGRLRQWQVTGEGGVRGRPRGPRGPRTGSRGLLEQPRPAASVEGSGRGRGEGYGDRDGRRRVPMEAGARQAPVSITGNPSWGQNVRGSRPPPLTVRLPSCQQDKVRCFFCYGGLQSWEQGDDPWTEHAKWFPRCEFLLQTKGRDFVCSVQEACCHLLGSWDPSEEPEDTAPATPSDARGSQEWSAWSQCPAVRAALRMGFGRSQVQQLVQQKYRWAVPASVSASQLVADLLQEEDGGCPAEARAPVHMSPELPTPRREVQSEGAREPGARDAEEQLQRLREERVCKVCLDRTVCTVFVPCGHLVCAECAPALQLCPVCRAPIRSCVRTFLP from the exons ATGGAGCTCTGCAGCCCCCGGGAGCCCCTGCACCCCACACGGCGGGTCTGGCCCCACgtgagggggcgggggcaggggtcTTGCAGCCTTCCCGGGCCTGTCTCCCGCCACCTCCTCGGGCGCCTCAGACAGTGGCAAGTGACAGGGGAAGGGGGGGTGCGCGGGCGCCCACGGGGTCCCCGGGGCCCGAGGACAGGCTCTCGGGGTCTACTGGAGCAGCCCCGACCTGCAGCCTCTGTTGAAGGCTCAGGGCGAGGCCGGGGTGAGGGCTACGGGGACAGAGACGGGAGGCGCCGCGTCCCGATGGAGGCAGGAGCCCGGCAGGCACCCGTCTCCATCACTGGGAATCCATCCTGGGGACAGAATGTTCGGGGCTCCAGGCCCCCACCCCTAACTGTCCGCCTGCCTTCCT GCCAGCAAGACAAAGTGAGGTGCTTCTTCTGCTACGGGGGTCTGCAGAGCTGGGAGCAAGGGGATGACCCCTGGACGGAGCATGCCAAGTGGTTCCCCAG GTGCGAATTCCTGCTCCAGACAAAGGGACGGGACTTCGTCTGCAGCGTCCAGGAGGCTTGTTGCCACCTGCTAGGCTCCTGG GACCCATCAGAAGAACCAGAAGACACGGCCCCTGCCACCCCGTCAG ATGCCAGGGGCAGCCAGGAGTGGTCCGCGTGGAGCCAGTGCCCGGCGGTGCGGGCTGCGCTCCGCATGGGCTTCGGGCGGAGTCAGGTGCAGCAGCTGGTGCAGCAGAAGTACCGCTGGGCGGTGCCGGCCAGTGTATCCGCGTCCCAGCTGGTGGCtgacctgctccaggaagaggACGGGGGCTGCCCCGCGGAGGCCAGAG CTCCTGTCCACATGAGTCCTGAGCTGCCCACGCCCAGAAGAGAGGTCCAGTCCGAAGGGGCCAGGGAGCCAG GAGCCCGGGATGCAGAGGAGCAGCTGCAGCGCCTGCGGGAGGAGCGCGTCTGCAAGGTGTGCCTGGACCGCACCGTGTGCACCGTCTTCGTGCCCTGCGGCCACTTGGTCTGTGCCGAGTGCGCGCCAGCCCTGCAGCTGTGCCCCGTCTGCAGAGCCCCCATCCGCAGCTGTGTGCGTACCTTCCTGCCCTAG
- the NKAIN4 gene encoding sodium/potassium-transporting ATPase subunit beta-1-interacting protein 4 isoform X2, whose product MGCCSGRCALLFLCSFQLVTALERQVFDFLGYQWAPILATFVHIVMVILGLLGTIQYRPRYVVVYAVWEAVWVTWNVFIICFYLEVGGLSKDSELLTFNLSPHRSWWREHGPGCLHDEPEAGLGPLGGQALVAGVGCALEHGYTEALHSALQILLALVGFVCACCVVSVFTEEEDSFDFIGGFDPFPRYHVSEKPSNLLLKQVYVPA is encoded by the exons GTCACTGCCCTGGAGCGGCAGGTGTTCGACTTCCTGGGCTACCAGTGGGCACCCATCCTGGCCACCTTTGTCCACATCGTCATGGTCATCCTGGGGCTCTTGGGCACCATCCAGTACCGGCCTCGCTACGTTGTGGTG TACGCTGTGTGGGAGGCCGTCTGGGTCACCTGGAACGTCTTCATTATCTGCTTCTACCTGGAAGTGGGTGGACTCTCAAAG gaCAGCGAGCTCCTGACCTTCAACCTCTCCCCGCACCGCTCCTGGTGGCGTGAGCACGGCCCGGGCTGCCTGCACGATGAGCCAGAGGCTGGccttgggcccctgggtggccagGCCTTGGTGGCAGGCGTCGGCTGTGCCCTGGAGCATGGCTACACCGAGGCCCTGCACAGCGCCCTGCAGATCCTCCTGGCG CTCGTGGGCTTCGTCTGTGCCTGCTGTGTGGTCAGCGTTTTCACCGAGGAGGAGGACAGCT TTGATTTCATTGGTGGATTTGACCCATTTCCTCGCTACCACGTCAGTGAAAAGCCTTCCAACCTCTTGCTCAAGCAGGTGTACGT GCCTGCGTAA
- the NKAIN4 gene encoding sodium/potassium-transporting ATPase subunit beta-1-interacting protein 4 isoform X1, translating to MGCCSGRCALLFLCSFQLVTALERQVFDFLGYQWAPILATFVHIVMVILGLLGTIQYRPRYVVVYAVWEAVWVTWNVFIICFYLEVGGLSKDSELLTFNLSPHRSWWREHGPGCLHDEPEAGLGPLGGQALVAGVGCALEHGYTEALHSALQILLALVGFVCACCVVSVFTEEEDSCECAAACERPAWTLQAETEGQGSRGLAGVTLRPPGLSLAKPETSPLGSPCPWGPCLSRGLDGPSHLRRDEEGTRAVAPGVVWPPSPQARGLPCCRAGPSQQLRVQG from the exons GTCACTGCCCTGGAGCGGCAGGTGTTCGACTTCCTGGGCTACCAGTGGGCACCCATCCTGGCCACCTTTGTCCACATCGTCATGGTCATCCTGGGGCTCTTGGGCACCATCCAGTACCGGCCTCGCTACGTTGTGGTG TACGCTGTGTGGGAGGCCGTCTGGGTCACCTGGAACGTCTTCATTATCTGCTTCTACCTGGAAGTGGGTGGACTCTCAAAG gaCAGCGAGCTCCTGACCTTCAACCTCTCCCCGCACCGCTCCTGGTGGCGTGAGCACGGCCCGGGCTGCCTGCACGATGAGCCAGAGGCTGGccttgggcccctgggtggccagGCCTTGGTGGCAGGCGTCGGCTGTGCCCTGGAGCATGGCTACACCGAGGCCCTGCACAGCGCCCTGCAGATCCTCCTGGCG CTCGTGGGCTTCGTCTGTGCCTGCTGTGTGGTCAGCGTTTTCACCGAGGAGGAGGACAGCTGTGAGTGTGCGGCTGCCTGTGAGCGCCCGGCCTGGACGCTCCAGGCAGAGACGGAGGGACAGGGAAGCAGAGGGCTGGCGGGGGTGACTCTGCGTCCTCCCGGCCTGTCGTTGGCAAAGCCTGAGACCTCGCCTCTTGGGTCCCCATGCCCTTGGGGTCCTTGCCTGAGCAGAGGGCTGGATGGGCCCAGCCACCTGAGAAGAGATGAGGAGGGGACGCGGGCTGTGGCACCAGGGGTCGTCTGGCCCCCAAGCCCCCAGGCTCGAGGGCTCCCGTGCTGCAGGGCTGGCCCCTCACAGCAGCTGCGGGTGCAAGGCTGA